The stretch of DNA CGGCGGGAGATTATCGCCACCAATCTCGCCAATGCCGTTATCAATCGCGGCGGCCCGGCCTGTGTCGTGCGCCTGATCGACGAGACGGACGCCGACGTGTCGACCATTGGCATGGCCTTCGTGGCGGTAGATGAATCCTGCGGTCTGAAGCGGCTGAATGACGCGATCGATGGACTCGACACCCGCATCGATGGGCAATTGCAACTTACCCTCTACGCGGCGATCCAGGATCTCCTGCTCTCCCGCATGGTCTGGTTTGTGCGCAACGTCGATTTCAAGGCCGGTCTGGACTCGGTCATCGCGCGCTTCGGCCCGAGCATCCGCGAGATCGTCGCCGGACTCGACAAGACCCTTCCGGAGGATTTGCAGGCCGGGCGCAGCAAGCGACGGCAGGATCTCATCGATGCCGGCGTCCCAGCCGACCTCGCGGGCGAGCTCGCCGATCTCAACGCCTTGATCTCGGCACCGGATATCGTGACTGTAGCGGAGCGCACCAGCCGGACCATCGGCGACGCCGCCACTACCTTCTTCGCGGCCGAGACTAATTTCCGCCTCGATCGCCTTATCGCCGCGGCACGTAGCGTCCCGGCAAACGACAATTACGAACGTCTCGCCATTGATCGCGCCATCGACCAGATCGCAGCCGCCGAAAGAAGACTGGCTGCGGACATGCTGGCGACCGGCCAATGCGGCCAGGAGGCCGCCGGGAACTGGCTCGCGGCTCATCCTGAAGCGACGCGCATCCGCCGCTCGGTCGAGGAGATTACTGGCAGCGGCCTCACGCTCGCGAAGCTGACGGTGGCGGCGAACTTGCTCGGGGATATGGTGAAAGGCTGAGTGGGCGCGCTCACGATGAGCGGTTCGGGATATGAGCGCTCATAGATGGTAGATGCGTGCAGGAAACTGGATTTCGCGAGCAGACGCTCGACGATCGGCCCCACCTAAAGAGCGGGGGCGCTAATGGCCGTTGGAGCGCCGGTTCATTTCCTCCAGAAGCTCGCGCATTGCATCGAACTGCGTGCCGAAGCCCTTCCAATCTCCGGACTTCAATCGCTCCACTGCCTGATTGTAGCGATCCAGCGCCTCCCGTGCCTGACTTGCCGCCGGGCCTGTGACGGGCCTCTCCTCTGTCGTGGTTGAAACTGCCGGCGCAGCGCCAGGCTCCATGAACAGCGCTGACAAGGCCTCGGCGAGGGTCTCCTTCATCACCACGTGTTCGCCATAGGCTGCGATCACGCGTTTCAGCTCCGGCAGGTGTCCGTGCTCCGCTCGCAGATAGAGCGGCGTTACATAAAGGATCGAGTTCTCGATCGGGATCACAAGCAGGTTCGCACCGCGGATCACCCGCGAGCCCATCTGATTCCACAGCGTGATTTGTTGCGATATCTCGGTACTCTGGTTGATCCGCGCTTCGATCTGGAACGGTCCGTAGACGAGTTTCTCCTTGGGAAACTCGTAGACGATCAGCTTGCCGTAGTCGGGCGGGTCGCAGCGCGCGGCGAGCCACGCGATCATGTTGTCGCGGCGGCTGGGCACCATCGGAAGCATGAGGAAGAACTCGGCCTGCGGCTCGCCGGGCAGCCGCATGATGATGTAGTAAGGGGCCATTGTTGCAACGCCGCCGCCGCCCGGCTGGCGCGGGAACTGCCAGAGATCTTCGCGATTATAGAAAACGTCGGCCGCTTCCATGTGGTAGGTCTGATAGAGCCGCGCCTGAATCAGGAACAGATCCTCCGGATAGCGAATGTGCTTCTGCAGGTCCGCGGGCATAGCCGAGAACGGCTTGAACAAGGTCGGAAAAATACGCTGGAAGGTTGCGGCGACCGGGTCGCCGGCGTCCATCAGATAAAAATCGACGGTTCCGTTATAGGCATCGACGATAACCTTCACCGAATTGCGAATGTAGTTGAGATTCAGCTCTTGCTCCGGCTGTGCATATGGGAAATAGGAACTCACCGTATAGGCATCCTGCATCCAGAACATCCGCCCATCGCTGATGACCAGATAAGGATCGTGATCGAGCCTGAGGAAGGGAGCGATCGTTGCTACCCGTTGCTGGATATTGCGACGGATCATGATCCGGCTGTCGGCGGTGATGTAGCTTGAGAGCAGCAGGTTCGGGTCGTTGAAGTAATAAGCAAACAGGCCTCTCCACACCATCGATCCGATCGGAACGCCACCGGCGCCGTCATAGGCCGCGTAGACATTGTCCTTTCCCTTTGGATAGTCGAACTCAGGTGTGCTCCCTTTGACGATGACGTAACTGTCGTGCTCTTCGCCGTAGTAGATGCGCGGTTCGCGGATCTGGGGGCCGCCGTCCGCAACAGGGGGTATGTCGCGCAAATAAAAGAATGGCAGCCCTTCGCTACTCTTGCGAGTGACCGGGCTCATCACCGCGCCGGTGCCGTGAGTAAACAGTACATGGCGGTTCACCCATGTCTGGGCATTCGGCGGCAACAAGGAGGGCCGCAGTTCGCGGGCCGAGATCATGACGCTTTGGTAGGAGCCATCGAGCCAATAGCGATCAACGTCAAGATGATGGAATTTGTAGTAGGTGCGGATCTCCTGCAGCTGCGCGTAGGTGTCCGACAAGGGCTGCCAGTCCCACAGCCTGATATTCTCGATTGTCGCCTTGTTGGCGTCGAGCGTCTTGAAGGTAAGCTTCTGTTCGGCAGCAAACGGCTTGGCTGCGATCTGATCGAGATTGTATGCCTGCCGGGTGAGCGCGATGTTTCGTTCAATGTAGGGCTTCTCCAGCTCCAACTCGCTTGGTTTGACGAAGAACTGCCGGAACAACACGGGCGCTATGCCGGACAGCACGAGCGAGCCGACAACGACAAGCATGACCATGGCGACAGGAAGCCGGTAGGTCCTGGCCCGGAGGTTTGCCAACGCGGCAACCGCCGCGGCGATCGACAGCCCGATCATTAGCCAAAGGCCCGGCAGCCCCACATGCACATCGGTGTAACTGGCGCCGACGACGACGCCGTTGTCGCCATAGAGCAGCAGATAACGGTCGAGAACGTACGACCAGGCCTTCACGATGAAGAGGAGAGCAAGCAGCGCCGAACCGTGAGCGATTGCCGTCGTCGACATCGATCGGCGATGAATGTCGTATTCGATCTCGCCGTGCACCCAGTAGATCGCTGCGGCGAAAAGCGCGCTCAGAACGAGTGTGAGCAGCATCCAGTTTTTGACGAGGATATAGGCCGGCAGCACGAAGAGATAGAAACTGATATCCTTGTTGAAGAGCGGGTCGTCTGCGCCGTAGGGGACGTGATAGAAAAACTGCAGGATGACGCCCCAATTGCCGGCTTCTGCCGCGGCAACCAGCAGAGCGAGCAAACCTGCACCGCCCGCGATAATCCGGGACCATGGCAGCCGATCGCGCACGACCGCCAGCAGGTCGGGCGGCGGCATATTGCCCGCAAGATTCCACACGAAGGCCGCGACGGATTGGGTCGGCCGCCGCCGGGCAAAGTGCAACGCGAGCCATCCGTTCAACCAAAGGACGAGCCCAGTCCCGGTCCAGACTGAAAAAAGAACGACGGCTTTGGCGCCGATCGTCGTCCAAAAGACCTGCGGATAACCGATCGCGGAAAACCACAGCCAGTCAACCAGAAAGTCGCTCGTGAGCCAGAGCAGGATCAGGCAAATCCCAACGAAGAAGGCCGCAATCGCGGACCCGACCACGGCGCTTTGCCTTGGTACCTTCCGTTCGGGTCCGGTAATCCCGATCGTCATGGCTTGATCATAGCGGAAATGCGGGACGCGTGCCGGTTTATTCGCGGTAGGGACTGCGCCTCGAGACGGGGGGCGCGGACGCTCGGAACTCCGTCGCCCCCCGAACCGCCAAGGTAGCAAATCGAGTCGCCGACCTTCGCGGGTTGCTGATCATGCAGGATGCGCGGACCAGGCTGGTTCCGGTCGATCCGAACGCGGGCGCGCGGACAGGTGCAGTTCAGCCTATCGACGTAGCCTGGCCTACCTGTGACAAAGACGTTGTTTGCATCACCGCGCATCTGCCAAGGCCTGCGGCTCGACCAGCAGACCTTGTCGTTCGTAACGGCGACGGGACTTGCTGAAGCGCACGACCACAGCATATCGGATGCTTTTCGCTTTCATGCGCCGCGTGAGCAGGGCATCGCCCGCCGGCAGAAACTCGAGATCATCGAGGCCAACGCAGCGCAGGCACGCCGGGCCAGGATTCTCCATCATCAATAGATCGCCGGTGCCGCCGCACCGATGGCATCGCCACTCTGCGTTCATCGGCTGGACGACCACCAGTTCCGGGGCGCGGCTTGCCTTTTCCGCCAGGCGCTCACGCTTCTTCTCGGAAAGCTCCGGCGACACCCAATGGGTCCGGTACGACGCCTCGATCGCGGGATTTCCGCTTCGGCTGAAGCGCAGCGCCTGACGCCGCGGCGTACGGCCGACATACGCCGTCTCGCTTGCGAACAATCCTCGCGCGGTCGCCCAGGATCGGAAAAGCTTCATGGCCTCCGAGATGCGCGGCAGATTGGTCCGGACAACTCCCTCCAGGCACTCGATCTGCCCGCGGCGCCAGCGTTCCACCGCTTCAGGATCGAGCCACCCGATCCCGACGAGGATGTCGATGGCGCTCACAAAGTGCCGGGCGGCAAGCGCCGCTTCGCCCGCCCTGGCGACACGATCAGCAAGTGGAACTTTATTCTTCCGGCTCATCTTGTGGTCGAACTCGTTGTTCACCGCGGTGCAAGACCAACCTCATCCGCCCAGCGCCGACACATGTTCCAGATCCTGCCGGCGCTGCATCGCGCGCCGTTCGTAACTGGCCTGGTTCTTGGTGGCGACCAGCGTGTGGGGACTGCCGCGCCTTTCGGTCGTCAGGTCAAGGTCGCACGCCGCGCTCCGAACACTTCCCTCGACATGGCTCCTCCGATCCTGGACAGCCTTCAGGC from Bradyrhizobium sp. AZCC 1693 encodes:
- a CDS encoding UPF0182 family membrane protein; protein product: MTIGITGPERKVPRQSAVVGSAIAAFFVGICLILLWLTSDFLVDWLWFSAIGYPQVFWTTIGAKAVVLFSVWTGTGLVLWLNGWLALHFARRRPTQSVAAFVWNLAGNMPPPDLLAVVRDRLPWSRIIAGGAGLLALLVAAAEAGNWGVILQFFYHVPYGADDPLFNKDISFYLFVLPAYILVKNWMLLTLVLSALFAAAIYWVHGEIEYDIHRRSMSTTAIAHGSALLALLFIVKAWSYVLDRYLLLYGDNGVVVGASYTDVHVGLPGLWLMIGLSIAAAVAALANLRARTYRLPVAMVMLVVVGSLVLSGIAPVLFRQFFVKPSELELEKPYIERNIALTRQAYNLDQIAAKPFAAEQKLTFKTLDANKATIENIRLWDWQPLSDTYAQLQEIRTYYKFHHLDVDRYWLDGSYQSVMISARELRPSLLPPNAQTWVNRHVLFTHGTGAVMSPVTRKSSEGLPFFYLRDIPPVADGGPQIREPRIYYGEEHDSYVIVKGSTPEFDYPKGKDNVYAAYDGAGGVPIGSMVWRGLFAYYFNDPNLLLSSYITADSRIMIRRNIQQRVATIAPFLRLDHDPYLVISDGRMFWMQDAYTVSSYFPYAQPEQELNLNYIRNSVKVIVDAYNGTVDFYLMDAGDPVAATFQRIFPTLFKPFSAMPADLQKHIRYPEDLFLIQARLYQTYHMEAADVFYNREDLWQFPRQPGGGGVATMAPYYIIMRLPGEPQAEFFLMLPMVPSRRDNMIAWLAARCDPPDYGKLIVYEFPKEKLVYGPFQIEARINQSTEISQQITLWNQMGSRVIRGANLLVIPIENSILYVTPLYLRAEHGHLPELKRVIAAYGEHVVMKETLAEALSALFMEPGAAPAVSTTTEERPVTGPAASQAREALDRYNQAVERLKSGDWKGFGTQFDAMRELLEEMNRRSNGH